Proteins encoded within one genomic window of Phototrophicus methaneseepsis:
- a CDS encoding alpha-glucosidase/alpha-galactosidase, giving the protein MARIVFIGAGSTVFAKNLMGDILGFPELADSTIVLMDIDEGRLATSEQVAHHINDVLGTHATIEATTDRRKALKGADYVICMIQVGGYKPATVIDFEIPRKYGLNQTIADTLGIGGIMRGLRTIPVLLDIAHDMEELCPDALFINYVNPMAMNQWALNRGSSVKTVGLCHSVPHTARELAEDINVPHENINYLVAGINHMAFYLKFEDRTTGEDLYPRIRQVYDEGRMPDWNRVRYEMFNRLGYFVTESSEHFSEYVPWFIKHDKPELVEKYNIPIDEYLARCQAQITAWDMMQDARDKDYNVSESMIREALDGIKLMPRMVEGTVSSVLNYDKFERSVEYGSLIIHSMETGIERKIYGNVPNTDIITNLPNGCSVEVPCLIDANGIQPTVIGNIPPHLAALMQTNINVQALTVEAAITGKREHIYHAAMLDPHAAAELTLDQIWSMVDELIEAHGDMLPAYS; this is encoded by the coding sequence ATGGCAAGAATTGTATTCATCGGCGCGGGCAGTACCGTCTTCGCTAAAAACCTGATGGGGGACATCCTCGGCTTCCCAGAATTAGCCGACAGCACCATTGTCCTGATGGACATTGATGAAGGCCGTCTGGCGACTTCAGAACAGGTCGCACATCATATCAATGACGTATTGGGCACCCATGCGACAATCGAAGCAACCACCGACCGCCGCAAAGCGCTCAAGGGCGCGGACTATGTCATCTGCATGATTCAGGTCGGCGGTTACAAACCCGCTACCGTCATCGACTTCGAAATTCCGCGGAAATATGGCCTTAACCAGACCATCGCCGATACGCTTGGCATTGGCGGTATTATGCGCGGCCTGCGTACCATCCCGGTCCTGCTCGATATTGCCCATGATATGGAAGAACTGTGCCCGGATGCCCTCTTCATCAACTATGTCAACCCGATGGCGATGAACCAGTGGGCGCTCAACCGTGGCTCAAGCGTCAAGACAGTTGGCCTGTGCCACAGCGTACCCCATACCGCCCGTGAACTGGCAGAAGATATCAACGTCCCGCACGAAAATATCAACTACCTTGTCGCTGGCATCAACCACATGGCCTTCTACCTCAAGTTTGAAGACCGTACCACGGGCGAAGACCTGTATCCGCGTATCCGCCAGGTTTATGATGAAGGCCGCATGCCAGATTGGAACCGCGTACGCTACGAAATGTTCAATCGCCTGGGTTACTTCGTCACAGAAAGCAGCGAGCACTTCAGCGAGTATGTGCCCTGGTTCATCAAGCACGACAAACCTGAATTAGTTGAGAAATACAACATTCCGATCGACGAATATCTCGCTCGCTGCCAGGCCCAGATCACAGCTTGGGATATGATGCAGGACGCCCGTGATAAAGATTATAACGTCTCAGAATCTATGATCCGCGAAGCGCTGGACGGCATTAAGTTGATGCCACGCATGGTTGAAGGTACCGTAAGCAGCGTCCTGAACTATGACAAATTCGAGCGCAGCGTTGAATACGGTTCGCTGATTATCCATAGTATGGAAACAGGCATCGAACGCAAGATTTACGGCAACGTGCCCAATACAGATATCATCACCAACTTGCCCAATGGATGCAGTGTCGAAGTCCCTTGCCTTATCGACGCCAACGGCATTCAACCGACCGTCATCGGCAATATTCCGCCCCATCTGGCCGCTTTGATGCAGACGAATATCAACGTCCAGGCGCTGACAGTTGAAGCAGCCATCACAGGCAAGCGCGAACATATCTACCACGCCGCTATGTTGGACCCGCACGCAGCCGCAGAACTCACGCTCGATCAGATCTGGTCGATGGTGGATGAGCTGATTGAAGCTCACGGGGATATGCTGCCAGCATACAGCTAA
- a CDS encoding ABC transporter substrate-binding protein — MNRKIFSITMSLMLLLSIVGVASAQDVTIRYALWDTNQQPAYEQCAADFEAANPGINIEIEQLGWDDYWTAITTGFFTDDTPDVFTDHLAKYPEFVVLEQLVDLQPLIERDGVDTSIYLDGLLELWQREGGTYGLPKDWDTVSLIYNVDMLEAAGVDPAELNDLTWNPEDGGTFEEMVARLTLDANGNNGLSPDFDKDNVVQYGFLYNSAGGFSGQTEWSAFAASTGWLHTGGELWGSTYYYDDPRFIDTIAWYFGLNLDKGYSPTLADITNLGQLSIFQAGQGAMLLDGSWMISSYLGSDFPVGFARLPIGPEGRKSMFNGLADSIWVGTDHLDESWEWVKYLGSADCQTVVGEYGVVFPAIPEAADMTLQVYADQGVDVSAFTEQANEENGTFLFPITDFGGEITTIMNETMESIALGETTAEEALPAANAEVNELFE; from the coding sequence ATGAATCGTAAAATATTTAGTATCACCATGAGCTTGATGTTGCTGCTCTCCATCGTCGGGGTTGCAAGCGCACAAGACGTCACCATCCGTTATGCCCTGTGGGATACCAACCAGCAGCCTGCCTATGAACAATGCGCGGCTGACTTTGAAGCGGCCAATCCTGGCATCAACATCGAAATTGAACAACTCGGCTGGGATGACTATTGGACAGCCATTACCACTGGTTTCTTCACAGACGACACCCCGGATGTCTTCACCGATCACCTGGCGAAGTACCCTGAGTTCGTTGTGCTGGAACAGTTGGTTGACCTGCAGCCCCTGATCGAGCGTGATGGTGTGGATACCAGCATTTATCTCGATGGCCTGCTCGAACTGTGGCAGCGTGAAGGCGGCACCTATGGCCTGCCCAAGGACTGGGATACCGTCTCACTGATCTACAATGTGGACATGCTGGAAGCAGCAGGCGTTGACCCGGCAGAACTGAATGACCTGACCTGGAACCCGGAAGACGGTGGCACCTTCGAAGAGATGGTCGCTCGCCTGACGCTGGATGCCAATGGCAACAATGGCCTGAGCCCGGACTTCGACAAGGACAACGTGGTTCAGTATGGTTTCCTGTATAACAGCGCTGGTGGCTTCTCCGGCCAGACCGAGTGGAGCGCCTTCGCTGCTAGCACAGGCTGGCTGCATACCGGTGGCGAACTGTGGGGCAGCACCTACTACTATGATGATCCTCGCTTCATCGACACCATTGCTTGGTACTTCGGCCTGAACCTGGACAAGGGCTATTCCCCGACCCTGGCCGACATCACCAACCTGGGCCAGCTCTCCATCTTCCAGGCCGGCCAGGGCGCGATGCTCCTGGATGGCTCCTGGATGATCAGCAGCTATCTGGGCAGCGACTTCCCGGTTGGCTTCGCTCGTCTGCCGATTGGCCCTGAAGGCCGCAAGAGCATGTTCAATGGTCTGGCGGATTCCATCTGGGTCGGCACGGATCACCTGGATGAATCATGGGAATGGGTGAAGTACCTCGGTTCCGCAGATTGCCAGACGGTCGTTGGTGAATACGGCGTCGTCTTCCCGGCCATCCCGGAAGCCGCAGACATGACCCTGCAAGTTTATGCTGACCAGGGTGTGGATGTGAGTGCCTTCACCGAACAGGCCAACGAAGAAAATGGCACCTTCCTCTTCCCGATTACAGACTTCGGTGGCGAAATCACCACCATCATGAATGAAACGATGGAATCCATCGCCCTTGGCGAAACAACTGCAGAAGAAGCTCTCCCGGCTGCAAATGCAGAAGTCAACGAGCTGTTTGAATAA
- a CDS encoding carbohydrate ABC transporter permease, with translation MSQGVANASTPKSSLLSRLADNEKLIAYLFILPSVVGFILFYAYPAIRSVFISFTEWNLLTDAKFVGLDNYNEIFADERFWRSLEATVWYVLWNIPIQTVIALFMAVVLDRFSDAISNLMRSVMILPWLLPNVIVALLWLWILDPSIGIANVLLNIVGVPKQDFLGDPDQAIAWIAMINIWRYAGYNAILIFAGLKTIPKSLYEAAGIDGANLWTQFWKITLPLLRPVLTFVLVTSVIGSFQVYDTIAVTTQGGPAGATRVIIYYIMDEVFNRRISMGTATAASVVLFLILISVTIIQMRFLQADQSDLQDYS, from the coding sequence ATGTCTCAAGGAGTCGCAAATGCATCCACTCCGAAAAGCTCCCTCTTAAGCAGGTTAGCTGATAACGAAAAGTTAATCGCTTATCTGTTTATTTTGCCGAGCGTCGTAGGGTTCATCTTGTTTTATGCCTACCCGGCAATCCGCTCCGTATTCATTAGCTTTACAGAGTGGAATCTGTTAACGGATGCCAAATTCGTCGGCTTGGATAACTACAATGAAATCTTCGCAGACGAACGTTTTTGGCGCTCCCTGGAAGCAACGGTTTGGTATGTTCTATGGAACATCCCCATTCAGACGGTGATCGCGCTCTTCATGGCGGTTGTGCTAGATCGTTTCAGTGATGCGATCTCCAATCTCATGCGCAGCGTCATGATCCTGCCCTGGCTGCTGCCGAACGTCATCGTGGCCCTACTCTGGTTATGGATCCTCGATCCTTCGATCGGTATTGCCAACGTCCTGCTCAATATTGTTGGTGTCCCCAAACAGGACTTCCTCGGTGATCCAGACCAGGCCATTGCATGGATCGCGATGATTAACATCTGGCGATATGCCGGTTACAACGCGATATTAATTTTTGCTGGTTTAAAGACAATCCCTAAATCCCTTTACGAAGCCGCTGGGATTGATGGCGCTAATCTCTGGACACAGTTCTGGAAAATTACGTTACCGCTTCTACGCCCGGTCCTGACTTTTGTGCTGGTGACCTCCGTCATTGGGTCCTTCCAGGTTTACGACACGATTGCCGTAACCACCCAGGGCGGCCCTGCTGGTGCAACCCGCGTGATTATCTATTACATCATGGATGAAGTCTTTAACAGACGTATCAGCATGGGTACGGCAACGGCTGCGTCGGTGGTTCTGTTCCTGATCTTGATCTCCGTCACCATCATCCAGATGCGATTCTTACAAGCAGATCAATCCGATCTGCAGGATTACAGTTAA
- the cydB gene encoding cytochrome d ubiquinol oxidase subunit II, with the protein MTLDLNTIWFVLVAVLFAGYFFLEGFDFGVGILLPFVAKNDNERRMVINSIGPHWDGNEVWLITAGGAIFAAFPNWYATLFSGFYLALFLILVALIVRGVAFEFRSKHDSASWRRGWDYAIIFGSALPALLWGVAFGNIVRGVPIDESMTFTGNLFTLLNPYSLLFGVVTLVLFTLHGALFLSLKMDGVVLERTKKYIQMLWIPVVVLVVAFVALSYFETDLFEGFNIVQGVGLLAAVVALLSVGWTMRQGRYGASFIGTGVTIIGTVILLFGGLFPRVMPSSMGAEFDLTIYNASSSPYTLQIMTVIALTMVPIVLAYQAWSYWVFRKRLTTDSHLEY; encoded by the coding sequence ATGACTCTTGATTTAAATACGATCTGGTTTGTGCTGGTTGCTGTCCTGTTTGCAGGCTACTTCTTCCTGGAAGGCTTCGACTTTGGCGTAGGCATTTTGCTGCCCTTCGTCGCCAAGAATGACAATGAACGCCGCATGGTGATCAACAGCATTGGCCCGCACTGGGATGGTAATGAAGTCTGGTTGATTACAGCCGGTGGCGCGATCTTCGCCGCCTTCCCCAACTGGTACGCGACCCTGTTCAGCGGTTTTTATCTGGCCCTGTTCTTGATCCTTGTGGCCTTGATTGTACGGGGTGTTGCTTTTGAATTCCGCAGCAAACACGATAGTGCAAGCTGGCGCCGGGGTTGGGACTATGCCATCATCTTTGGCAGCGCGCTCCCTGCACTGCTCTGGGGCGTTGCCTTCGGCAATATCGTGCGTGGTGTGCCGATTGATGAAAGCATGACATTTACGGGCAATCTCTTCACCCTGCTGAACCCATACAGCTTGCTCTTCGGCGTGGTCACGTTGGTACTCTTCACACTCCATGGCGCGCTGTTCCTCAGCCTTAAGATGGATGGCGTTGTGTTGGAACGCACGAAAAAATACATCCAGATGCTGTGGATACCCGTCGTCGTACTGGTGGTTGCATTCGTCGCACTGAGCTACTTCGAAACAGACCTGTTCGAAGGCTTTAATATCGTCCAGGGCGTTGGCCTGCTCGCTGCGGTTGTAGCGCTGCTCTCCGTCGGCTGGACCATGCGCCAGGGCCGCTACGGAGCCAGCTTCATCGGCACCGGTGTGACCATCATCGGCACTGTGATTCTGCTGTTCGGTGGGCTGTTCCCGCGTGTGATGCCGTCATCTATGGGCGCAGAGTTCGACCTGACGATTTACAATGCATCATCCAGCCCCTACACCCTACAGATCATGACGGTGATTGCGCTGACGATGGTGCCTATCGTCCTGGCTTATCAGGCCTGGTCGTACTGGGTCTTCCGCAAGCGCCTGACCACAGATAGCCACCTCGAATATTAA
- a CDS encoding carbohydrate ABC transporter permease — protein sequence MTTTTQTRTETDTMNTAWKRFFARLTWGDIMIGIILVIFVLVIMFPFWWVLRTALTSPGKVFTDASSLLPVDPTLLNFRRVLGSVDASELVAAGNSNISTGTLNFWLYLRNSFIFSMLVTLGQTTFSTMAAYAFARFRFPGRNRIFFLYLTGLMIPGIVLFIPNFVFIRQTGLTGTFAGLVAPFFLMTPYAVFFMRQFFLGLNKDLEEAATLDGATRVGIFWRVALPLVQGPILTLGILTFIQSWNEYLWPLLVGRDENIRVLTVALAIFRQQTPQGSPDWTGLMAGTAVAIVPTVLIFLFFGRKVVDSIQFSGFK from the coding sequence ATGACAACGACGACACAAACCCGCACCGAAACAGACACCATGAACACCGCGTGGAAGCGCTTCTTCGCACGGCTGACGTGGGGCGACATCATGATCGGCATTATCCTGGTGATCTTCGTGCTGGTGATCATGTTCCCCTTCTGGTGGGTACTGAGAACCGCGCTGACGAGCCCTGGCAAAGTCTTTACCGATGCCTCATCTTTACTGCCAGTCGATCCGACTTTGCTGAACTTCCGCCGTGTGCTGGGCTCTGTTGATGCCAGCGAACTGGTGGCGGCAGGTAACTCGAACATCTCTACTGGTACGCTGAACTTCTGGCTGTATCTGCGTAACTCGTTCATCTTCTCGATGCTGGTTACGCTGGGTCAGACGACCTTCAGCACGATGGCAGCCTATGCCTTTGCCCGCTTCAGGTTCCCTGGGCGCAACAGGATCTTCTTCTTGTATCTCACTGGCTTGATGATCCCAGGTATCGTGTTGTTCATCCCGAACTTCGTCTTCATCCGCCAGACAGGCCTGACAGGTACTTTTGCGGGCCTGGTTGCACCATTCTTCTTGATGACACCTTACGCTGTTTTCTTCATGCGTCAGTTCTTCCTCGGGTTGAATAAAGACCTGGAAGAAGCCGCTACCCTGGACGGTGCAACCCGGGTTGGCATTTTCTGGCGTGTCGCACTGCCGCTCGTACAGGGTCCTATCCTGACGCTCGGCATTCTCACCTTTATCCAGAGCTGGAACGAATATCTGTGGCCGCTGCTTGTTGGGCGCGACGAAAATATCCGCGTGCTGACGGTAGCCCTGGCGATCTTCCGCCAACAGACGCCGCAAGGCTCCCCAGACTGGACTGGCCTGATGGCTGGTACAGCGGTTGCCATCGTCCCCACCGTCCTGATCTTCTTGTTCTTCGGGCGCAAAGTGGTGGATAGCATCCAGTTCTCTGGATTTAAGTAA
- a CDS encoding LacI family DNA-binding transcriptional regulator: MKKRTFVTQKQIAKEAGVSQTLVSFVLNGSTEIAISDDTRQRVLDVAKELGYVPQAAAKSLVHGRSNNIGLVLVNPHYQVFRDPYIPNIITGLSNVVRSSDYRLMVEHINDYNGIMTIRHMLKSGEVAGIVMTNFQMAEQVAGPLIKEEYPIVLLEKPEGILAPAPSVGIDHFSGIRCATQHIISLGHERIACIAYGTPRDVHLHKRIKAFRDTITQAGLTFEDRYLRFGHYEPERGYLAMQSLLEETPRVTAVFGMNDLMALGAIRAILDAGLRVPEDIAVVGYDDMRFAEFINPALTTVRAPEVEQGQIAGKMLIDIIENNPISELQVMLETQLMLRASCGAA; encoded by the coding sequence ATGAAAAAGCGGACCTTTGTAACGCAAAAACAAATTGCTAAAGAAGCTGGGGTTTCTCAGACACTTGTGTCTTTCGTCCTAAACGGCTCTACTGAGATTGCCATTAGCGACGATACCCGGCAGCGCGTATTGGATGTTGCCAAGGAACTGGGTTATGTTCCCCAGGCCGCCGCAAAATCACTCGTCCATGGGCGCAGCAATAACATTGGTCTCGTGCTCGTAAACCCTCACTATCAAGTCTTCCGCGATCCTTACATTCCAAACATCATCACGGGTTTGAGCAATGTCGTGCGCTCAAGCGATTATCGTTTGATGGTCGAGCATATCAATGATTACAACGGTATCATGACCATTCGCCATATGCTGAAGAGCGGCGAAGTCGCAGGCATTGTCATGACGAACTTCCAGATGGCTGAGCAAGTTGCCGGGCCATTGATCAAGGAAGAATATCCCATCGTCCTGTTGGAAAAACCAGAAGGCATTCTTGCCCCAGCCCCATCTGTCGGCATCGATCATTTCTCCGGCATTCGTTGCGCTACACAACATATCATCAGCCTGGGACATGAACGCATTGCCTGTATCGCCTATGGGACGCCACGAGATGTGCATCTCCACAAGCGTATCAAGGCCTTCAGAGATACCATCACGCAAGCCGGGCTTACCTTTGAGGATCGTTACCTGCGTTTCGGGCATTATGAACCTGAACGAGGCTACCTTGCGATGCAATCGTTGTTAGAAGAAACACCACGCGTTACAGCTGTATTCGGCATGAACGACCTGATGGCTCTGGGCGCAATCCGCGCCATTCTGGATGCTGGCCTACGTGTGCCAGAAGACATAGCGGTTGTCGGTTACGACGATATGCGCTTCGCTGAATTCATCAATCCCGCCCTGACGACCGTCCGCGCACCTGAAGTTGAACAAGGACAAATCGCAGGCAAAATGTTGATCGATATTATCGAAAACAATCCCATTTCTGAATTACAGGTTATGCTAGAGACGCAACTGATGCTTCGTGCGTCCTGCGGTGCTGCATGA
- a CDS encoding GIY-YIG nuclease family protein, producing MTSPHMAIPTQKGTYILHMHLPTHAHLVIGRLGAYDFAEGWYLYVGSAFGAGGLRGRLKHHLAHVTRPHWHVDYLRQAAPVYEVWYLASETIYEHAWAQVLRNMDGGHVPVSRFGASDCRCEKHLVSFSFPPDLTLFCQQAGVTLQRYAVSS from the coding sequence ATGACATCCCCACATATGGCTATACCTACCCAGAAAGGGACTTATATCCTCCATATGCATTTGCCCACCCACGCACACCTGGTCATTGGGCGCTTAGGGGCTTATGACTTTGCTGAAGGATGGTATCTCTATGTAGGGAGTGCTTTCGGGGCGGGTGGGCTGCGTGGGCGCTTAAAGCATCATCTTGCCCACGTAACTAGGCCGCATTGGCATGTTGATTATCTGAGGCAGGCGGCCCCTGTGTACGAGGTGTGGTATCTCGCCAGCGAAACGATTTATGAACATGCCTGGGCCCAGGTACTGAGAAATATGGACGGGGGGCATGTGCCAGTGAGCCGCTTTGGCGCTTCTGACTGTCGGTGCGAAAAACACCTGGTTTCTTTCTCGTTCCCGCCTGATTTAACGTTATTTTGCCAGCAAGCAGGCGTCACATTACAACGATATGCTGTGTCATCATGA
- the hemH gene encoding ferrochelatase, with amino-acid sequence MHEAETKPIGVIVAQLGTPEAPTAKGLRTYLAEFLSDMRVIDYHPLVWQPILRGIILRVRPSKSARLYQRIWLKEGSPLLVYSQRQVEKLQAILGDHYRVILGMTYGRPNIKDAVATLEAEGIDRILVLPMFPQYSSTTTASIYDAVYDAAAGNRASFAHQRKRFVPTLRFVEPYYDDPRYIDAMKTHLQQTINSLSYVPDQYIITFHGIPDRYLRTGDPYRQQCEHTANLLADAMGWRADEWQICFQSRFGPEEWLQPYTDQVLEGLHHQGYERPLVFSPGFVTDCLETLDELGNEGQEQFEEGGGHPETYHLASCLNDHPAWIDTMVELVRQNALGWAPQEHEEADLLPSFSVHPN; translated from the coding sequence ATGCACGAAGCTGAAACAAAACCTATCGGCGTCATTGTCGCACAACTTGGCACCCCGGAGGCACCCACAGCAAAAGGGCTGCGGACCTACTTGGCGGAATTTTTGTCTGATATGCGCGTTATTGACTATCATCCCTTAGTCTGGCAGCCGATCCTGCGGGGCATCATCCTGCGGGTTCGCCCGAGCAAATCCGCTCGCTTATATCAACGGATCTGGCTTAAAGAAGGCTCGCCCTTGCTGGTTTATTCACAGCGGCAGGTTGAGAAGTTGCAAGCGATCTTAGGGGATCATTACCGCGTCATTCTAGGCATGACGTATGGACGCCCCAACATTAAAGACGCCGTTGCAACCCTGGAAGCCGAAGGTATTGATCGTATACTGGTGCTGCCGATGTTCCCGCAGTATTCATCGACGACGACGGCATCTATCTATGATGCTGTTTATGATGCAGCGGCGGGTAACAGGGCCTCTTTTGCACATCAACGGAAGCGCTTTGTGCCGACACTGCGCTTTGTCGAACCTTATTATGATGATCCGCGCTATATCGACGCCATGAAGACGCACTTGCAGCAAACGATCAATTCACTCTCCTATGTGCCAGATCAGTACATTATCACCTTCCATGGCATCCCGGACCGCTATCTGCGCACAGGGGATCCATATCGTCAGCAATGTGAGCATACGGCTAATTTACTCGCAGATGCGATGGGCTGGCGTGCTGATGAGTGGCAGATCTGTTTTCAGTCTCGTTTTGGGCCGGAAGAATGGCTCCAGCCTTATACAGATCAGGTATTAGAAGGACTGCATCATCAAGGCTATGAACGCCCGCTCGTCTTTTCGCCCGGTTTCGTCACAGATTGCCTTGAAACACTGGATGAGCTGGGGAATGAAGGCCAGGAGCAATTTGAAGAAGGCGGCGGCCATCCTGAGACGTACCATCTGGCATCTTGCCTGAATGATCACCCTGCGTGGATTGATACGATGGTTGAATTGGTACGCCAGAATGCCCTGGGATGGGCACCTCAGGAACACGAGGAAGCCGATTTACTACCTAGTTTTTCCGTGCACCCCAATTAA
- a CDS encoding cytochrome ubiquinol oxidase subunit I: MEVVDLARLQFASTTLYHFIFVPLTIGLSLMIAIMQTQYVRTGDEGYKRMTKFWGKLFLINFAMGVVTGIVQEFQFGMGWSEYSRFVGDIFGAPLAIEALMAFFIESTFIGLWIFGWDKLPKRIHLLTIWLVAFATALSALWILIANSWMQNPVGYEVVNGRAQMNDFIAVITNPNIFRQFPHLIFGSFTTAGFFVAAISAYRLLRTQGKDNVLFLRSLKYGLVFGLASVMVTMLSGHFSGQFLVEKQPMKLAAAEALWESEDPAGLSFFQIGNEEDRTSIINIRIPSLLSFLTYDEFNGLIPGINDLNAVYQEEYADVYGPDADYVPPMIWMIYWSFRAMVGFGMLMALISLVGLFLWSRKQLPNAKWFLTLLPFTIVLPYIANSTGWVMTEVGRQPWIVQGLMRTEDAISPNLTPTDLWISLIGFTVVYGALAVADFYLLWKFGSSGDMSDELLPTPSDQPDDLQLENAY, encoded by the coding sequence ATGGAAGTTGTTGACTTAGCAAGGCTTCAGTTTGCCTCCACGACGTTATACCATTTTATCTTTGTGCCCCTGACAATCGGCTTATCTCTGATGATCGCCATCATGCAGACGCAGTACGTCCGCACAGGTGATGAAGGGTATAAGCGGATGACGAAGTTCTGGGGTAAGCTTTTCCTCATTAACTTCGCCATGGGCGTTGTGACGGGTATCGTGCAGGAATTTCAATTTGGCATGGGCTGGTCAGAGTATTCGCGCTTTGTAGGTGATATCTTTGGCGCGCCGCTGGCTATCGAAGCATTGATGGCCTTTTTCATCGAAAGCACGTTTATTGGTTTGTGGATCTTCGGCTGGGATAAGCTCCCCAAGAGGATTCATCTATTGACCATCTGGCTGGTTGCTTTCGCAACGGCCCTTTCCGCCTTGTGGATTTTGATCGCCAACAGTTGGATGCAAAACCCAGTTGGCTACGAAGTCGTCAATGGCCGGGCACAGATGAACGATTTCATCGCGGTTATCACCAATCCCAACATCTTCCGTCAGTTCCCGCACCTGATCTTCGGTTCCTTCACGACAGCCGGCTTCTTCGTTGCGGCCATCAGTGCCTACCGCTTGCTGCGTACACAGGGCAAAGATAATGTTCTGTTCCTGCGTTCGCTTAAATATGGCCTCGTCTTCGGGCTGGCATCAGTCATGGTGACGATGCTCTCTGGCCACTTTTCCGGCCAATTCCTGGTGGAAAAGCAACCGATGAAGCTCGCCGCTGCAGAAGCTTTATGGGAATCAGAAGACCCGGCTGGCTTGTCCTTCTTCCAGATTGGTAACGAAGAAGACAGAACCTCCATCATCAATATTCGTATTCCATCGCTGCTGAGCTTCCTCACTTATGACGAGTTTAATGGATTGATCCCTGGCATCAACGACCTGAATGCTGTTTATCAGGAAGAATATGCTGATGTTTATGGCCCGGATGCCGATTACGTGCCGCCTATGATCTGGATGATCTATTGGAGCTTCCGCGCGATGGTTGGCTTCGGCATGTTGATGGCTTTGATCTCGCTCGTTGGGTTGTTCTTATGGTCGCGTAAACAGCTACCCAATGCTAAGTGGTTCCTGACGCTGCTGCCCTTTACGATTGTGCTGCCTTACATCGCGAACTCAACAGGCTGGGTGATGACGGAAGTCGGTCGCCAACCCTGGATCGTGCAGGGTTTGATGCGCACGGAAGACGCCATTTCGCCGAATTTAACACCGACGGACCTCTGGATCTCCTTAATTGGGTTCACTGTTGTGTACGGCGCATTGGCTGTCGCAGATTTCTACCTGCTGTGGAAGTTCGGCAGCAGTGGCGATATGTCCGACGAGTTACTGCCCACACCGTCTGATCAGCCTGATGACCTGCAACTTGAGAACGCTTACTAG
- a CDS encoding GIN domain-containing protein translates to MKYNLFMGLIGLAVLLTACNDFTNQIIETIPGSGTVISETREAHDFSRIQVNLGAQLELTQSGEEGITIEADDNLLSYITTEVVNGQLIVSTPHNTRISPSSVIQLHVGFDTLDALEINGSSDVVADDLDLDALTVTFSGSGSTHFTGTVSQQTIIIKGQATINNLDLNSEDVAIDISGNGTIAVQVDETLDIKVAGMGNISYVGDPAVTKQVSGMANINPL, encoded by the coding sequence ATGAAATACAACCTTTTTATGGGTCTCATAGGGCTTGCCGTCCTGCTAACTGCCTGCAATGACTTCACGAATCAAATCATAGAAACGATTCCTGGCTCCGGCACCGTCATCAGCGAAACACGCGAAGCCCATGATTTCTCTCGCATTCAGGTCAACCTGGGTGCCCAACTGGAACTGACGCAATCCGGCGAAGAAGGCATCACCATCGAAGCGGATGATAACCTTCTATCTTATATAACGACAGAAGTGGTAAACGGTCAGTTAATCGTGAGTACCCCACACAACACGCGCATCTCACCCAGCAGCGTGATCCAACTCCATGTTGGGTTCGATACGCTGGATGCACTGGAAATCAACGGCAGCAGCGATGTGGTGGCGGATGATCTGGACCTGGATGCACTGACAGTAACGTTCTCCGGCTCTGGCTCGACGCACTTTACGGGTACAGTCAGCCAGCAGACGATCATTATCAAGGGGCAGGCAACGATTAATAACCTGGACCTCAACAGTGAGGATGTCGCCATCGACATCAGCGGCAACGGTACAATAGCCGTGCAGGTTGATGAAACGCTCGACATCAAAGTCGCAGGGATGGGTAACATCAGCTACGTTGGAGACCCTGCCGTGACCAAACAAGTCAGTGGTATGGCCAATATCAACCCATTATAA